A part of Candidatus Saccharibacteria bacterium genomic DNA contains:
- a CDS encoding ComEC/Rec2 family competence protein, translating into MDLSIKGGTINRSMYWLRIKIHPTWYFTASCMGVLVGITAAQWWNSFAEIIWLFVGLICCVLAGAAGRRWLLAVAVLGGGLIGLWRGSIDQQALTTYAPLYGKHVELTGRVVDDSDTNSRGQTTLRLQNVTMEGHGLVGNVWVSTPTPLAANVQRSDTVRVDGKLQLGFGSYPASMVDTKFQLVAREQPGDVALTARNGFSQAVSTAIHEPAASLGIGYLLGQKRGLPDDLATALQVAGLTHIVVASGYNLTILVRLGRRLFEKISKYLSALTGIGLIASFIAITGLSPSMTRAGLVAGLGLWAWYYGRKFHPVTLLSFAAAVTVLFNPSYAWGNVGWQLSFAAFAGVMIVAPLLTAYFFGTERPPSIVQILGETFSAQIATLPIILFIFGKFSAIAIISNLIILPFVPLAMLLTFIAGLTALVVPAWATIVGWPAQLLLDTMIAVIRWCADIPWALVEWRLPLAGVIGWYVALVLACWHMQRASGYKLRNASIVE; encoded by the coding sequence GTGGATTTGTCAATTAAAGGTGGTACGATAAACCGCAGTATGTATTGGCTACGCATTAAGATTCACCCGACATGGTATTTTACTGCCAGCTGTATGGGTGTACTTGTTGGTATTACTGCTGCGCAGTGGTGGAATAGCTTTGCAGAAATCATTTGGCTCTTTGTCGGGCTGATATGCTGCGTGCTTGCCGGAGCGGCAGGTCGAAGATGGCTTCTTGCCGTAGCGGTACTTGGTGGCGGACTAATTGGGCTATGGCGTGGTAGCATTGATCAGCAGGCACTGACCACCTACGCCCCACTCTATGGAAAACATGTTGAGCTAACGGGGAGAGTAGTCGACGATAGCGATACGAATAGCCGTGGCCAAACTACGCTTCGGCTCCAAAATGTGACAATGGAAGGGCATGGACTAGTGGGAAATGTTTGGGTGAGCACGCCGACGCCGCTTGCTGCTAACGTACAGCGCAGTGACACGGTACGTGTAGACGGCAAATTACAGCTTGGGTTTGGTAGTTACCCTGCAAGTATGGTTGATACGAAGTTTCAATTAGTCGCTCGCGAACAGCCAGGCGACGTAGCGCTTACGGCGCGTAACGGATTTTCGCAAGCAGTAAGCACGGCGATTCATGAACCTGCGGCGAGCCTAGGGATTGGTTACTTACTCGGGCAAAAGCGCGGTTTGCCAGACGACCTGGCGACGGCGCTGCAAGTCGCCGGCCTAACACACATTGTTGTAGCGAGCGGTTATAATTTGACGATTCTGGTGCGGCTTGGGCGACGTTTATTTGAAAAAATCTCCAAATACCTATCGGCACTTACTGGCATAGGGTTAATTGCCAGCTTTATTGCCATTACTGGGCTTAGTCCAAGCATGACCAGGGCTGGGCTTGTGGCAGGACTTGGGCTGTGGGCATGGTATTATGGTCGTAAGTTTCACCCTGTGACCCTGCTTAGCTTTGCGGCGGCCGTGACGGTGCTTTTCAATCCAAGTTATGCGTGGGGCAATGTCGGCTGGCAGCTGAGTTTTGCAGCATTTGCTGGCGTTATGATTGTTGCACCGCTGCTTACTGCTTACTTTTTTGGAACAGAGCGCCCGCCGAGTATTGTGCAAATTTTAGGCGAAACTTTTTCTGCGCAGATTGCCACCCTGCCGATTATTCTGTTTATTTTTGGCAAATTTAGCGCGATAGCAATTATTAGTAATTTGATCATTTTGCCATTTGTGCCGCTTGCAATGCTGCTTACTTTTATTGCTGGACTGACGGCACTCGTGGTGCCGGCGTGGGCAACAATTGTTGGCTGGCCCGCACAGTTGCTACTTGATACCATGATTGCTGTCATTCGCTGGTGTGCTGATATACCATGGGCGCTTGTGGAGTGGCGATTGCCGCTTGCTGGCGTCATAGGCTGGTATGTGGCCTTGGTGCTCGCTTGCTGGCACATGCAGCGCGCCAGCGGCTACAAATTACGTAATGCCTCGATTGTCGAGTAG
- a CDS encoding YebC/PmpR family DNA-binding transcriptional regulator: MSGHSKWATTHRQKAIVDAKRGAVFTKIGNMIAIAARGGTDPVINSSLALAIEKAKAANMPAANIQRAIDRVADKNAAQLEEATYEAYGPGGVAFIIETATDNKNRTYPEVRTAITKNGGTMADAGSVMFQFTRKGVIRLNTTDEEVLLAALDAGAEDVQEETGGLTVYTDMKDLAKVRNTLAAAGCAIEDAELQYVPNASVPVDNPETARKVMKVMDALDEVDDVVNVHTNADITVEVSD, from the coding sequence ATGTCTGGACACAGTAAATGGGCGACGACCCATCGTCAGAAAGCGATTGTTGATGCCAAACGCGGCGCTGTATTCACAAAAATTGGTAACATGATTGCGATCGCGGCTCGGGGTGGCACCGACCCTGTCATAAACTCTAGCCTGGCACTTGCCATCGAAAAAGCTAAAGCCGCCAATATGCCAGCTGCAAACATTCAGCGGGCGATTGACCGCGTAGCCGACAAAAACGCGGCGCAGCTCGAAGAAGCGACCTATGAAGCGTATGGGCCGGGCGGTGTTGCATTTATTATTGAAACGGCAACCGACAACAAAAATCGCACGTACCCCGAAGTTCGTACGGCTATTACCAAAAATGGTGGCACGATGGCAGACGCCGGCAGTGTGATGTTCCAATTCACGCGCAAAGGCGTAATACGGCTCAACACGACAGACGAAGAAGTGTTACTGGCTGCACTCGATGCTGGTGCCGAAGACGTCCAAGAAGAAACGGGTGGACTAACCGTCTATACCGACATGAAAGATCTCGCCAAGGTACGCAATACACTAGCGGCTGCTGGGTGCGCTATCGAAGATGCTGAGCTACAGTATGTACCAAACGCCTCTGTGCCGGTAGATAATCCAGAGACGGCACGAAAAGTTATGAAAGTAATGGATGCGCTCGATGAAGTCGATGATGTTGTGAATGTTCACACCAACGCCGATATTACCGTTGAAGTTTCGGACTAA
- the ruvC gene encoding crossover junction endodeoxyribonuclease RuvC, which translates to MRIIGIDPGTGILGFGVIDAVKGRTTLVTAGVIRTPAHTPLPVRLEEIYQGLSEIISETKPTVMAIEKLFFNQNITTAMSVSHARGVAMLTGQQAGLHIEEYTPLQIKQTMTGYGRADKKQMQEMVRMQLGLKEVPKPDDCADALAAAIMCAFSLRGAQGV; encoded by the coding sequence GTGAGAATTATTGGCATAGATCCAGGTACCGGCATATTGGGCTTTGGCGTGATAGACGCGGTGAAGGGGAGAACGACGCTTGTAACCGCAGGAGTCATCCGAACACCGGCGCATACTCCCCTGCCCGTTCGACTTGAGGAAATCTACCAGGGTCTTAGCGAAATTATCAGTGAAACTAAGCCGACTGTTATGGCGATTGAAAAACTATTTTTTAATCAAAATATCACAACTGCCATGAGTGTCTCACATGCTCGTGGCGTCGCAATGCTGACTGGCCAACAGGCGGGACTACACATTGAAGAATATACACCGCTTCAAATTAAACAAACGATGACGGGTTACGGGCGCGCCGATAAAAAGCAGATGCAAGAAATGGTGCGCATGCAGCTTGGCCTCAAGGAAGTTCCGAAGCCCGATGACTGTGCCGATGCTTTGGCGGCGGCGATTATGTGTGCGTTCTCACTCCGTGGCGCACAGGGAGTATAA
- a CDS encoding PBP1A family penicillin-binding protein, with protein sequence MKKHQPARMNRYSNLASKSKPHSSSRRHRTRQPRMIAWFVELSLKRKVLVLAMPILLFLIVTPVITYLLLANDIRDQERLMNRNNTGLVLLDKDGKSFYSIGKAEHRTLVQLDQMAPDAKNALIATEDKDFYKHAGFNLGSIIRSLWTNLVLRRAAYGGSTITQQLVKNTLLTDDKNVLRKYQELVMAIAIEQNYTKDQILMMYLNSVYYGENAFGIEEAAKTYYGKTPKDLTLAESAMLIGILPAPSAYSPISGNADYAKQRQEKVLTRMVAEKYITEDQKAAALAEQLTYAKSADTPDSIAPHFVEMVIGELSEKYGYEQVMRSGFQVTTTLDTNAQGILNQSVAGQLGYVNRNGGSNISAVIIDPKSGEIRSLVGSADYNNDKWGKVNMVTTARQPGSSFKPIYYSQALADGVITPATIYHDELTDFGGGYKPMNASRQWYGDVTVRKALNWSLNIPSIKVMQDYTIDKSVAGAKKLGIQLDQNRDHNLTLALGSEEVPLLTMTNAYAAFANQGQQYKTAVIKKVDDKFGKRILMNSQTRNQAINKEGAYLISNILSDNQARSGIFGSSLNIPGHTAAVKTGTTNDSRDAWTIGYTPDYVIGVWVGNNDNSPMNNGGSGMAGPVWRNTLIKLLVGVPDKKFDMPSGIVQRNICTANGGLASKTGSGTYSEYFMAGALPTKSCTPDPVIITVCNLDTKKTESIDEETFDSVRYSKNLDDCKPVTIAVCDLATGQIKIIEEIDYDTDLQSKDTGDCVAHVKACDTTNGTVVWVRTAEFVLPRYTNDIENCVASP encoded by the coding sequence ATGAAAAAGCATCAACCGGCTCGGATGAACCGTTATAGCAATCTGGCCAGCAAGTCGAAACCTCACAGTTCATCGCGTCGTCACCGTACTCGCCAACCAAGAATGATTGCATGGTTTGTGGAGCTAAGTCTGAAGCGCAAGGTATTGGTGTTGGCGATGCCAATATTACTTTTTCTGATTGTCACGCCCGTTATCACCTATCTACTGCTTGCCAATGACATTCGTGACCAAGAGCGCTTGATGAACCGTAATAATACCGGACTCGTATTGCTCGATAAAGACGGTAAATCATTTTACAGCATAGGTAAGGCCGAACATCGCACGCTCGTACAGCTCGACCAAATGGCTCCTGACGCAAAGAACGCCCTGATAGCAACCGAAGATAAGGATTTTTATAAGCACGCTGGCTTTAACTTAGGCAGTATTATCCGTTCATTATGGACTAATCTCGTTTTGCGACGCGCAGCCTATGGCGGCTCGACAATTACACAGCAACTAGTGAAGAATACCTTGCTGACTGATGACAAAAACGTCTTGCGCAAGTATCAGGAACTGGTAATGGCAATCGCAATTGAGCAGAATTATACAAAAGACCAGATACTCATGATGTATCTAAACTCAGTCTATTATGGGGAAAACGCCTTTGGGATTGAAGAAGCGGCCAAAACCTACTACGGAAAAACACCGAAGGATCTGACATTGGCTGAAAGTGCAATGCTTATCGGCATACTCCCCGCCCCGAGCGCCTACTCGCCAATTAGTGGCAATGCGGACTATGCTAAGCAGCGTCAAGAAAAAGTGTTAACCAGAATGGTGGCTGAAAAATATATTACCGAAGATCAAAAAGCAGCTGCACTCGCTGAACAACTGACGTACGCAAAATCGGCCGATACACCTGACTCAATTGCACCGCATTTTGTTGAAATGGTGATTGGTGAGCTGAGCGAAAAGTATGGCTATGAGCAGGTAATGCGCTCAGGGTTTCAAGTGACCACAACGCTTGATACTAATGCGCAGGGCATCCTCAACCAAAGTGTTGCCGGTCAACTTGGCTATGTGAACCGCAATGGTGGGAGCAACATCAGCGCAGTAATTATCGACCCAAAGTCTGGCGAAATTAGGAGCCTTGTTGGTAGTGCCGACTACAACAATGACAAATGGGGCAAGGTGAATATGGTAACGACTGCAAGGCAGCCGGGCAGTAGCTTCAAGCCAATCTACTACTCGCAGGCGCTCGCCGACGGTGTTATTACGCCGGCTACAATCTACCATGATGAGCTAACCGACTTTGGTGGTGGCTACAAACCAATGAACGCTAGTCGTCAGTGGTATGGCGATGTCACTGTTCGCAAGGCACTAAACTGGTCACTCAACATACCGAGTATCAAAGTGATGCAGGATTACACGATTGATAAATCAGTGGCTGGCGCGAAGAAGCTCGGCATACAGCTCGATCAAAATCGTGATCACAACTTGACTCTTGCACTTGGCTCCGAAGAAGTGCCGCTACTTACTATGACCAATGCCTATGCCGCGTTTGCCAACCAGGGTCAGCAGTATAAGACCGCTGTCATTAAGAAAGTTGACGATAAGTTTGGGAAGCGTATCTTGATGAACAGCCAGACAAGGAACCAGGCAATTAACAAAGAAGGCGCGTACCTTATATCGAATATTTTGTCTGATAATCAAGCGAGGTCGGGTATTTTTGGAAGCTCATTAAATATACCGGGACACACAGCTGCAGTAAAAACGGGCACTACCAACGATAGTCGTGACGCCTGGACGATCGGATACACGCCCGACTATGTAATTGGAGTTTGGGTTGGCAATAACGACAATTCACCGATGAACAACGGTGGTTCTGGAATGGCGGGGCCAGTGTGGCGTAACACACTTATCAAGTTGCTTGTCGGTGTGCCAGATAAAAAGTTTGATATGCCTAGCGGCATAGTTCAGCGAAATATCTGTACGGCAAATGGCGGCCTGGCAAGCAAAACTGGCAGTGGAACGTACAGTGAGTATTTTATGGCCGGTGCGCTACCGACAAAATCCTGTACACCAGATCCGGTGATTATCACAGTGTGTAATCTTGATACGAAGAAGACTGAGTCAATTGACGAAGAGACGTTTGATTCCGTACGTTACTCAAAAAATCTTGACGACTGTAAACCAGTTACTATCGCTGTTTGCGATCTTGCCACTGGCCAGATAAAGATAATAGAAGAGATTGACTATGACACTGACCTACAATCGAAAGATACTGGAGACTGCGTTGCTCATGTCAAGGCATGTGACACGACAAACGGCACTGTTGTTTGGGTGAGGACAGCCGAGTTTGTGCTACCTCGCTATACCAATGACATTGAAAATTGTGTCGCATCGCCTTAA
- the ruvA gene encoding Holliday junction branch migration protein RuvA, with protein MIAHVDGTVAEKFAGALIVDVAGIGYEVAVAAGEYDAAQLGQGIKLYTYHHIREQSQELFGFSSLAAKKLFELLITVQGVGPKAALAILSIGEAEHVRNAIANADSAFIVQASGVGKKTAESVIVKLFDKVGMPIIYKKQSGVQTELNTSDEALEALIALGYTLSDATKALETVDPKLSTSERVREALRG; from the coding sequence ATGATTGCGCATGTTGACGGCACGGTTGCAGAAAAATTCGCAGGGGCGCTCATTGTTGATGTAGCAGGTATTGGCTACGAAGTAGCGGTTGCGGCTGGTGAGTATGATGCTGCGCAGCTAGGACAGGGTATTAAACTGTATACCTATCATCATATTCGCGAACAGAGCCAGGAGCTATTTGGCTTTAGTAGTTTGGCTGCGAAGAAACTATTTGAATTACTTATTACAGTGCAAGGTGTAGGGCCCAAGGCTGCGCTGGCAATTCTCAGCATTGGTGAGGCTGAGCATGTGCGTAATGCGATTGCCAATGCCGATAGTGCGTTCATCGTGCAGGCGAGCGGCGTGGGCAAAAAGACCGCCGAAAGTGTCATCGTGAAATTATTTGACAAAGTCGGCATGCCGATTATTTACAAAAAACAGAGCGGCGTGCAGACAGAATTAAATACCAGCGATGAAGCACTCGAGGCGCTGATTGCCCTTGGGTACACATTGAGTGACGCCACGAAGGCACTCGAAACAGTCGATCCAAAGCTTTCGACAAGCGAGCGCGTGCGCGAGGCACTGAGGGGCTAA
- the ruvB gene encoding Holliday junction branch migration DNA helicase RuvB: MAIERIVDTSTHNDDADEQQIEVTLRPQSFKEYVGQERLKKNLKLSIDAAKKRSEPIDHVLLYGPPGLGKTTMATVIANEMSASIRVTAGPAIERAGDLASILTNLQDGDILFIDEIHRLSRTVEEVLYAAMEDYKLDIVIGKGPAARSVRLDLPRFTVIGATTRTGALAAPLRDRFGHIYRLEFYTPDEIARIITRSAGILGSKLEQSAAGMLSTRARLTPRIANRLLKRVRDYADVNGDGIIDTTTTAKALEMLEIDSMGLDPADRNMLSLMIDTYGDNPVGLATIAALTGDEATTIEDFYEPFLLQIGFIERTPRGRRATTRAYLHLGKNPSQQP, translated from the coding sequence ATGGCAATTGAGCGCATTGTTGATACCAGCACGCATAATGATGATGCGGATGAGCAGCAGATTGAAGTGACGCTGCGGCCGCAGAGTTTTAAAGAATATGTCGGGCAGGAAAGGCTAAAGAAAAACCTAAAACTTAGTATTGATGCCGCCAAAAAACGCAGCGAACCAATCGACCACGTGCTCTTATACGGCCCGCCAGGCCTCGGCAAAACTACCATGGCGACTGTGATTGCGAACGAAATGAGTGCGAGTATTCGTGTCACAGCGGGGCCAGCCATTGAGCGGGCAGGCGATCTAGCTTCAATTCTGACGAATCTCCAAGACGGCGACATACTATTTATCGATGAGATCCATCGTCTGAGCCGCACAGTTGAAGAGGTGTTGTATGCGGCGATGGAGGACTACAAACTAGACATTGTCATCGGCAAGGGTCCGGCAGCTCGCAGCGTTCGGCTCGATCTTCCTCGTTTCACAGTTATCGGTGCCACTACTCGTACCGGTGCACTTGCGGCACCATTGCGAGACCGTTTCGGTCATATCTACCGACTTGAATTCTATACGCCCGATGAAATTGCGCGTATTATCACGCGCTCGGCGGGGATTCTTGGAAGTAAGCTTGAACAATCGGCAGCCGGTATGTTGTCCACGCGCGCTCGGTTGACACCGCGTATTGCGAATCGTTTACTAAAACGCGTACGTGATTACGCTGATGTTAATGGCGATGGGATTATTGACACAACAACGACTGCTAAGGCGCTCGAGATGCTCGAAATCGATAGTATGGGGCTTGATCCGGCCGATCGCAACATGCTTAGCCTCATGATCGATACGTATGGAGACAATCCGGTAGGGCTAGCGACTATTGCCGCACTGACTGGAGATGAAGCAACAACTATTGAAGACTTTTATGAACCATTTTTGCTACAAATTGGTTTCATTGAGCGAACACCTAGGGGTCGCCGAGCGACGACGCGCGCCTACTTACATTTAGGTAAAAATCCTTCGCAACAACCCTAA
- a CDS encoding PH domain-containing protein — translation MGHMMERWVHRDTLKEDNIESSLMSNEQESELIQKPVAYDVDGRPLYAAPVMPSPQPRVVHVARSTEPIPVEVSETTKQRHQESMRAFPWLNLSDHEYIISAVRRHPIGMWGPLLATSIAVSTVFIMLMNYPYISELLGLPVASYGTVLLIGVLMAILFLIGGYLAIWVYTNNRFFLTNESVIQEIQASIFSKKEQTVSLMNIEDASFSQRGPMQTLLNYGSIRLSTEGEETTYRFDYVSNPKVQIAILNNAVEAFKNGRPVEGPASTNEND, via the coding sequence ATGGGCCACATGATGGAACGATGGGTTCACCGGGACACATTAAAAGAAGATAATATCGAGTCGAGTTTGATGTCAAACGAGCAAGAATCTGAACTAATACAAAAGCCAGTTGCCTACGATGTTGATGGTAGGCCTCTGTATGCTGCACCGGTCATGCCGTCACCACAGCCTCGAGTAGTACATGTTGCACGCTCGACCGAGCCAATACCGGTTGAAGTTTCTGAGACAACAAAGCAACGACACCAAGAATCAATGCGTGCATTTCCTTGGCTTAATCTTAGTGATCACGAGTATATTATTAGCGCTGTGCGCCGTCACCCCATAGGCATGTGGGGTCCATTGCTCGCAACCTCTATCGCGGTCTCGACAGTGTTTATTATGCTTATGAACTATCCGTATATCAGTGAATTACTCGGCTTGCCAGTGGCATCGTATGGCACTGTACTGCTAATAGGTGTGCTGATGGCGATACTATTTCTTATTGGTGGCTACCTGGCGATATGGGTATACACCAATAATCGTTTTTTTCTTACCAACGAAAGTGTTATTCAGGAAATACAAGCCAGTATATTTTCTAAGAAGGAACAAACTGTCAGCTTGATGAATATAGAAGACGCCAGTTTTAGTCAGCGCGGACCAATGCAAACGTTACTCAACTATGGCTCAATTCGTCTCAGTACCGAGGGCGAAGAGACAACCTATCGGTTTGATTATGTGTCGAACCCAAAAGTTCAAATCGCTATTTTGAATAACGCTGTCGAGGCATTCAAAAACGGTCGTCCCGTTGAGGGTCCCGCTAGCACGAACGAAAACGACTAG
- a CDS encoding prepilin-type N-terminal cleavage/methylation domain-containing protein yields the protein MKHRGFTVLELMVVIVILVVGGWVFYSEKGTVSAVVRDSQRKVAINAMYYSLEEVYYEKNKSYPASIDSKVLRSVDPALFTDPDGVKLGDSASDYRYEGTGCDTAGKCSGYSLRSAMEREDDFIKTNRNK from the coding sequence ATGAAACATCGCGGCTTTACTGTTCTTGAGCTCATGGTCGTTATTGTCATCCTCGTCGTTGGTGGTTGGGTGTTCTACAGCGAAAAAGGCACGGTCAGCGCGGTCGTTCGCGACTCACAGCGTAAGGTCGCTATCAATGCTATGTACTATAGTCTTGAAGAGGTGTACTACGAAAAAAACAAAAGCTACCCTGCAAGCATTGATAGTAAGGTGCTCCGATCCGTCGACCCAGCGCTCTTTACCGACCCAGATGGCGTCAAGCTGGGTGACTCAGCAAGCGATTATCGCTATGAAGGCACCGGTTGTGACACCGCTGGAAAGTGCAGCGGCTACAGTCTACGGAGCGCCATGGAGCGCGAAGACGACTTTATAAAAACCAATCGCAATAAGTAA
- the recA gene encoding recombinase RecA produces the protein MAKKSESKTLAEKPTADEGKLKALGLAMDQITKQFGDGSIMKLGESKKVDVELLSSGSLSLDIALGGGYPKGRIIEIYGPESSGKTTLTLHAIAEIQKQGGTAAFIDAEHALDPAYAKRLGVDTENLLVSQPDNGEQALEIVETLVRSNAVDLIVIDSVAALVPQAEIDGDMGDSHMGLQARLMSQALRKLTGIINKSHATVVFINQIRMKIGVMFGNPETTTGGNALKFYASVRADIRRIGQIKEGEEIIGNRTKVKIVKNKIAPPFRTAEFDIMYNEGISKTGDVLDLGVQHGIVGKSGAWFDYNDAKIGQGREATKKYLKENPKVLAEIEQKVRAKVAAEVE, from the coding sequence ATGGCAAAGAAGTCTGAAAGCAAAACACTGGCCGAGAAACCGACTGCCGACGAAGGTAAACTAAAGGCACTTGGTCTCGCGATGGACCAGATTACCAAGCAGTTTGGTGATGGTTCAATTATGAAGCTCGGTGAGTCGAAGAAAGTTGATGTTGAGCTATTGTCCAGCGGCAGTTTGAGTCTTGATATAGCATTGGGCGGCGGGTACCCGAAAGGACGCATTATCGAAATTTATGGTCCAGAGAGCTCGGGTAAAACCACGCTGACGCTCCATGCTATCGCCGAAATTCAAAAACAAGGCGGCACCGCAGCGTTTATTGATGCCGAGCATGCGCTTGATCCGGCCTACGCTAAGCGGCTCGGTGTCGATACAGAGAATCTTTTGGTTAGCCAGCCCGATAACGGCGAACAGGCGCTTGAAATTGTCGAAACGCTGGTACGCAGCAACGCCGTCGACCTGATTGTTATTGACAGTGTTGCGGCACTCGTCCCACAAGCTGAAATAGATGGTGACATGGGCGATAGCCATATGGGTCTCCAGGCACGACTGATGAGTCAGGCACTCCGCAAGCTCACGGGTATCATCAACAAAAGTCACGCTACTGTGGTCTTCATCAACCAAATTCGCATGAAAATCGGCGTCATGTTTGGTAACCCTGAAACCACCACTGGTGGTAATGCATTGAAATTCTATGCTAGTGTACGCGCTGACATTCGCCGTATCGGTCAGATCAAAGAGGGCGAAGAAATCATCGGCAACCGTACCAAGGTAAAAATTGTCAAAAACAAGATCGCGCCGCCATTCAGAACTGCTGAATTCGACATCATGTATAACGAAGGTATCAGCAAGACAGGCGATGTACTCGACCTCGGTGTACAGCACGGTATTGTCGGTAAGAGCGGTGCATGGTTTGACTATAATGATGCAAAGATCGGCCAGGGCCGTGAAGCCACCAAGAAGTACCTCAAGGAGAACCCTAAGGTGTTGGCTGAAATCGAGCAAAAGGTCCGAGCAAAAGTAGCTGCCGAAGTGGAATAG
- a CDS encoding alpha/beta hydrolase, translated as MKKRAVILHGTDGSPTQLAWQVWLKEQLEANGYEVYFPQLPECHTPNLATYDRFLKDSGWDFADNIVISHSSGATTALHLLQQDWFPHVRATVLVGTFLNERLLDAASWYVKGQFDHLFVDELSVDTIKARSTSFYFVHGDDDPYCDYGEAGQLCKRLGGEFITLHGAGHIGKYANIQSIPSLMKALKDSRVL; from the coding sequence GTGAAAAAACGCGCTGTTATTTTACACGGCACCGACGGCAGCCCAACTCAGCTTGCCTGGCAAGTATGGCTGAAGGAACAGCTTGAAGCTAATGGCTACGAAGTTTATTTTCCGCAGCTTCCCGAGTGCCATACGCCGAACTTGGCTACGTATGATAGGTTCTTAAAAGATTCGGGGTGGGATTTCGCTGACAATATTGTCATTAGCCACTCATCTGGGGCAACGACTGCACTCCATCTCTTGCAGCAGGACTGGTTCCCTCACGTGAGGGCTACGGTGCTCGTCGGTACATTCTTAAATGAGAGGCTCTTGGACGCAGCTAGCTGGTATGTAAAAGGCCAATTCGATCATCTGTTTGTTGACGAGCTTAGCGTTGACACCATCAAGGCGCGCTCTACATCATTTTATTTTGTTCACGGGGATGATGATCCGTATTGCGACTATGGCGAGGCGGGGCAGTTATGTAAGCGGCTTGGTGGGGAATTCATTACTCTTCACGGAGCTGGCCATATTGGTAAATATGCTAATATCCAATCTATCCCATCTCTTATGAAGGCGCTAAAAGATAGTAGAGTGTTATAG
- a CDS encoding RecX family transcriptional regulator, translating to MKITSISAQVRNPDRVNISIDGMYRLSLDILQVTDLGVRVGRELGEQELAELETESQFGKLYTRALEYCLMRPHSVREVRDYLYKKTLAKKYKDRQGQLHEKNGYLPALTERVLTTLQQKKYVDDEQFARWWVENRNLTKGTSLRKLTAELRAKGVSGEIIDQVMRQSDRDDKSELAKIIAKKRSKYPDDQKMLQYLARQGFSYDQAKEALAE from the coding sequence ATGAAAATTACCAGCATCTCAGCGCAAGTTCGTAACCCCGATCGGGTGAATATTAGTATCGACGGCATGTATCGTTTGAGTTTGGATATCTTACAGGTCACTGATCTAGGAGTGAGGGTTGGCAGGGAACTGGGGGAGCAGGAATTGGCCGAACTCGAAACTGAGAGTCAGTTTGGCAAGCTCTATACTCGTGCTCTGGAATATTGTCTGATGCGGCCACATTCAGTACGCGAGGTTCGCGACTATTTGTATAAAAAAACGCTTGCAAAAAAGTATAAAGACAGGCAAGGCCAGCTTCATGAAAAAAATGGCTACCTCCCCGCTCTCACCGAGCGTGTATTGACAACATTACAACAAAAGAAATACGTTGACGACGAGCAATTTGCACGCTGGTGGGTTGAAAACAGGAATCTTACAAAAGGTACTTCCCTGCGCAAACTAACCGCTGAGCTGAGGGCAAAAGGAGTGAGTGGTGAAATAATCGATCAGGTGATGCGGCAATCAGATCGCGATGATAAAAGTGAGCTAGCAAAAATCATTGCGAAGAAACGATCAAAATACCCTGATGATCAAAAAATGCTTCAATACTTAGCGCGCCAGGGTTTTTCATATGATCAAGCGAAAGAAGCATTGGCCGAGTAA